GTCAGCCTCTTCAGCATTCtcaatttcaatatttttctagTTGGGGGAAAAATGATAACGAAAACATGATTAGGATGCCCCCTTCTATTGCTACGTATGTTGCAAATATTAATTCACAAACTTACCAGCATATCGAAGATGCTTTCTGACCCAAAGCCTTCTTTTTGATAGCTTTCAGTATGACGTGAGCCCTGAAGAGACATGTTTGATATCAGAGCAACCCTTACAATAAACACTGTGGGTACATATTCAATGCAGCTTACTGGTAATCACTTTACTACCTGTGACTCTGTATAGGATTCAGTATGTTGTGATCCATGGCTTTCATGTCTCAACTGTACACTAACTGGTCTAGGATGACCACCAAACTTTGGATTTGGAGGTCCATATTTGTCactaaaccttaaaaaaaagaaatcaaacatccataacaacacaaactattcAGTAAACAACATGtaagatttttagtttttaagctCAGTCATTCAATCTTATAGCAACTTGTCATTAAAGATGAACAACTACGAACATATCCACTCACATCTCCTTTGTCATTTCCACCTCTTCTGCAGTGGCATCGGAGAAGCgactctttctttttcttttaccctGTGTTTCATCATCATTGGCACCTTTCAGGAAGCGTCTGAATGGTTCTGGGATATCAGACATAGTCCTGTTAACTTCCACTTGTCTCTGGGAGGTAGGGGGTCCTGTTCTGCCAGGACCAGCGTTGGACATTATGCCCTCTGGATGTGGTTCTTTCCTTTCATGCTGATAATCTCTGATAACGCAAAACAAATGGTCATGTGACTGGTCACTCtccacagcagcaggaaaattCCCTCTATTGACTTCTGGCTCACTTGATCTGTGGCTACTTGTTCTGATTATAGTGTCATGCCTTACAGATTCCCTCTCCAGAGGCCACCGTTGCTCATTATCTGGGTACCCCCGTTGCATGGGATATTCAGCCGAACTAACTCGCCTACGTCTTACTTCTTCAGAGTAGAACTCCttcagcggatcattgtctgggTAGGGTCCTCTGTAAGGAAGAGCCTTATCTGTGTAATATTCAACATACTGAGCCTGGGCATGTGGAATCTCCTCTCTAGTGTCATACTTCTTGACACCACCTGGCTCAAGAACACTCCTTGCAGAGAAGTTATGTGGATCATTAATATATTCCTCTTGATACTCCTCATAATAACTGGGGTCCATATTCTCTCGTCTGTACATATCACTTTTCCTGTAATTGTCCCTGCATAGCTCTTCTTCCATGTAGTCTCGGCCAAGTGTGTCACCTCGCAGTCTGTCTCTGTTCGCGTCAGGTTCACGTGAGtgaaaaaggggggggggtgtGTGCCCAGTGGGATACTTTTCTCGGTGAGAGTACTCGTTCCGGTAGTTTTTGAGTTCGGGTAAAAGGGGTGGCACATTTTGTTGAGTTACCCTCGGTGTAATACTTCGGTTCCTATTTTGCTTCTCCTTTGGGAGAACTATGGAACAAGAGTAAACATTCAGTTTAAACAAAGATTAGCTCAGTATAGATTCATTTGTGTTGTTGATGCAGCTATCTTGTCTATCAGGAGAACTACTGTTTTTTTACCTCGTTTGTTCTCTATGTAACTACATATGGCATACATAGCCTCGACAGTCTAGgctaatgtcatttattttttaaacatgtagTACATCATGTGTACATCACATAGTAGCAGGTTAAATAATGTTACATACCATATTTGTATGCGTTTATAGATGCACAGGCTTGTGAGAACACTAACTGGAATGCTTATttaactggatttttttttcccttcagtgttACATCATACAGGAAATATGGTTTATTAAATCacccttttatattttt
The nucleotide sequence above comes from Channa argus isolate prfri chromosome 1, Channa argus male v1.0, whole genome shotgun sequence. Encoded proteins:
- the si:ch211-13c6.2 gene encoding uncharacterized protein si:ch211-13c6.2 isoform X3, coding for MDKLETPYDEEAAFIECTVCDKSIRGETLYKIHLTTPGHIKKEDAIVAAGRAVRKRTMPEFKDILQYLDHLKLDEPIIGLSFLDEMPCNDPQAGPKYFCRLCHLTAILSEMVHHVIGRKHRQKYVELKRPDLVTWDKQSIITQGGKIIRARAEIIERQDGRGRPMPLANKGTEDKLNISKVLPKEKQNRNRSITPRVTQQNVPPLLPELKNYRNEYSHREKYPTGHTPPPLFHSREPDANRDRLRGDTLGRDYMEEELCRDNYRKSDMYRRENMDPSYYEEYQEEYINDPHNFSARSVLEPGGVKKYDTREEIPHAQAQYVEYYTDKALPYRGPYPDNDPLKEFYSEEVRRRRVSSAEYPMQRGYPDNEQRWPLERESVRHDTIIRTSSHRSKIISMKGKNHIQRA
- the si:ch211-13c6.2 gene encoding uncharacterized protein si:ch211-13c6.2 isoform X1; its protein translation is MDKLETPYDEEAAFIECTVCDKSIRGETLYKIHLTTPGHIKKEDAIVAAGRAVRKRTMPEFKDILQYLDHLKLDEPIIGLSFLDEMPCNDPQAGPKYFCRLCHLTAILSEMVHHVIGRKHRQKYVELKRPDLVTWDKQSIITQGGKIIRARAEIIERQDGRGRPMPLANKGTEDKLNISKVLPKEKQNRNRSITPRVTQQNVPPLLPELKNYRNEYSHREKYPTGHTPPPLFHSREPDANRDRLRGDTLGRDYMEEELCRDNYRKSDMYRRENMDPSYYEEYQEEYINDPHNFSARSVLEPGGVKKYDTREEIPHAQAQYVEYYTDKALPYRGPYPDNDPLKEFYSEEVRRRRVSSAEYPMQRGYPDNEQRWPLERESVRHDTIIRTSSHRSSEPEVNRGNFPAAVESDQSHDHLFCVIRDYQHERKEPHPEGIMSNAGPGRTGPPTSQRQVEVNRTMSDIPEPFRRFLKGANDDETQGKRKRKSRFSDATAEEVEMTKEMFSDKYGPPNPKFGGHPRPVSVQLRHESHGSQHTESYTESQGSRHTESYQKEGFGSESIFDMLKNIEIENAEEADLLKNQLCNLLKEFKCKKSEKAVQNIQGRAVINNSYSSFKVDPELSPRYHYERTLREDSDFRREGYFKDDHRGRVWKEHEHISAKQSIEHHSLGHGEPRYSTRSQREELFGWSEMPRATRPDELAQYPDRFQEPMHPHDYQPTAEEFFNTHSSAPPLDIERVARMNRESRCSKNLDKITSTLLELVARK
- the si:ch211-13c6.2 gene encoding uncharacterized protein si:ch211-13c6.2 isoform X2: MPEFKDILQYLDHLKLDEPIIGLSFLDEMPCNDPQAGPKYFCRLCHLTAILSEMVHHVIGRKHRQKYVELKRPDLVTWDKQSIITQGGKIIRARAEIIERQDGRGRPMPLANKGTEDKLNISKVLPKEKQNRNRSITPRVTQQNVPPLLPELKNYRNEYSHREKYPTGHTPPPLFHSREPDANRDRLRGDTLGRDYMEEELCRDNYRKSDMYRRENMDPSYYEEYQEEYINDPHNFSARSVLEPGGVKKYDTREEIPHAQAQYVEYYTDKALPYRGPYPDNDPLKEFYSEEVRRRRVSSAEYPMQRGYPDNEQRWPLERESVRHDTIIRTSSHRSSEPEVNRGNFPAAVESDQSHDHLFCVIRDYQHERKEPHPEGIMSNAGPGRTGPPTSQRQVEVNRTMSDIPEPFRRFLKGANDDETQGKRKRKSRFSDATAEEVEMTKEMFSDKYGPPNPKFGGHPRPVSVQLRHESHGSQHTESYTESQGSRHTESYQKEGFGSESIFDMLKNIEIENAEEADLLKNQLCNLLKEFKCKKSEKAVQNIQGRAVINNSYSSFKVDPELSPRYHYERTLREDSDFRREGYFKDDHRGRVWKEHEHISAKQSIEHHSLGHGEPRYSTRSQREELFGWSEMPRATRPDELAQYPDRFQEPMHPHDYQPTAEEFFNTHSSAPPLDIERVARMNRESRCSKNLDKITSTLLELVARK